A single Anopheles maculipalpis chromosome 3RL, idAnoMacuDA_375_x, whole genome shotgun sequence DNA region contains:
- the LOC126561245 gene encoding obscurin isoform X2 yields MEDQYGSAHSRYSSSRLSSRRSHITEAGENAKFTVQVDELSNMQWLKDNKPMDDRLADRVITKENDDLSYTLEIQHCREQDSGIYTARAINGTENASCTAQLIVESLTPEQRKALSESNSPVFSVQLKDTEVIEKTYLTFMVKVKGDPAPKVRFCKDDKEILDTDKRMKINRDHAESGFYELIIPEVHKGDCGVYSCTAWNKFGTTKTEAQLLVADQLDLFSELDNLDDKTKFVWKKNGIPFDPEERFKVLMADDSDSLALVFQHVKPEDAGLYTCVAATSSGNIQCSAELTVQGQVNQLIQEPSKPHLEVESKEALARIGGKALLEMKVKGYPKPEIVWRHEGTIIEPGGRYKFLYEDAESVSLVIKDVQPSDAGAYSIVAQNELGEDSTFINLIVKTPPTITKPHDMAAMVNEQYKMSIEVNAVPAATVRFFRNGKEIREDDRIKFLTAENYYIIKFNNTVLEDAGNYSIIAMNEISQASEFWEFTINSPPRTTLHLQDETIVNEKEDIELVVKAESNPAPIVRWYKDGKEVVADGKRIVIIAEDGRYVLKIHAANRDDTALYTADIINDFGTVTEKSQVNVSTKSKVREQLTALTCKEGETNVVLEVKADGYPRPKVQWYIDDVEITESRNEFKLQEDGLYYQLVLKEVKAELQGVYKAKFTNDLGSDETSAKTTVQCSPKVRKPLVDTDVDENTTLTLEVEIYAEPVPEVTWFKNGQPIQTDARLTIKRDSQRVENYTLSLTMVRGADSGDYEVRAVNSMGTATTKGRVVVQTVYVEEQGDGEPPLVVEEESHVTETVAFEVQETVLQVQSHEPQIVQEPEEEEEDTESNVITVELAEEITLVQEVISEVMIAAPIAVPEQVPEAAEDATPKPPKKQPPVEPISVQEASPEILKTDIADVTTFDSLPLVWTVEADGIPRPEVSWYHNDELVKASDRIRITDSGTSYKIENRDVKEADAGEWKAVVKNRIGEKSLPAKLTVIPCKEYRRPKFMKGLENISVHKNEPVSLTVTLTSDPEPEITWLQNGNVIKADDFIQMKTEIKELEYNLKEITYTLQIDQARHYDTGDYTFQAKNKYDISESNGRLDVLLKPEIENFHDTTVLPFTQGVFQVLVKANPKPKVTWTKDGLNLCNNDNCDVIADIEKEVYTLVIESCALAEHGTYTLTASNAQGETVATAKLNVHTEKPKFTKEPDSLTVHDWADVYNKVLVQGVPRPAIQWLHNGTPLDTQQIDEESQEPKIKIVTSGDTEVTSELFITHFGPELQGEYSCLATSIGGETEAKFNIQVKNEQPVFGKGLDRSLDLEEDDRLELRCIVDGSPLPRMTWYKDSNEIKADDHVKITYGHDGICRLVIDNVLPGDSGCYKLVLSNKSGDVTTQCCVAITPKQKPPVFVRPLQDHKLTVGDTLHMEAEIAGFPMPEVRWFKDGLPLRQTRGINFINQPDGLIGFIIDRVTAEDAGIYTCEVKNKNGEAKSASLTEIVPKGKKPQFVSELMNVGIVEGFPVKLNVKVIGYPQPSVKWTHNGTLVSGDRYKITEESEGAFTLALDKSTGTDCGEYQAIATNEHGETISAATVTILPTTDPSLPEEPPSFLGGLRDITADEGKELTFSARFAGNPAPEVIWTKDGEPLQPTGRVSVTCDGKSVGLTITPAEMSDSGEYACLMANPLGETETRASAIVRKVFQKPNFVYPFSDMQQLPGLEAKFPAKLVGVPRPEVQWYKNESPIHAGDRYKMKYEGDCCCLYIKECEPEDTGLYSCTATNREGSSTIEAKLDVVTRIEKRDEPTPPSFMKKLNDMTLLDGMKAKLTVCVDGFPMPTVEWIRDGRRLVPSEKYRIEAEKNGLARLIVDDVQEEDLGRYSCKAVNNLGEAICHANLKFEPSDYRPRRRYVKGKGKDLLHTPPYPLTEKPIISKLSDRRLTLSWRPSMTTVPRYPVTYQLEMIELPDGEWHTTRSGIRGCSCEVRNLEPFREYKFRIRVENLYGVSDPSPYVQTYRQKLEPEPPVFYPYLGPGRDFRPDTSSFYPRDFDVERPGHRHQAQAPEFLRQERPVQYGTKNHNVSLFWFVYGYPKPTMTYYFNDQIIEAGGRYSFSYTRNGQATLFINRMTDRDVGVYEAVATNEHGTVRQRVCLELGEYPRFLQRPEEVFIMGRRSGRVEAKITGVPFPDIKWYKDWQPIHESSRIKMIFYEPDTCVLLLTDAIKKDEGLYSISARNAIGSISSSVTVHVEDNEEDYVYNAHHRTPYVRARNKVYQDFYDLGDEIGRGTQGITYHATDRSNGRNFAAKIMYGSPDLRPFMFNEVDIMNILNHRKLIRLHDAYDINRSITLILELASGGELVRDNLLKYDYYTERQIAIYMYQVLLGLEHMHTRGIAHMGLTIKDLLIAHPGSDNLKICDFGLARRIEDDKLYTLDYGMPEFIAPEVINRCGVGLGQDMWCVGIITYILLGGVSPFLGRNDRETLTRIKDGKWTFVGSVWENISAEARDFITRLLVYEEKHRMTIRDALNHSWFDVIYRRTFEEYQIGTDRLRSYYYHYRDWYTNASCRTWYRRRPLMSCFDHPSRMVYPPGIIFTPEGTPPPMQVDDIPHKRKKWEEYVSKDNHPDYETASFKSESHYQYGPDTYLLQLRDTTFPCRLREYMKIAKHRSPSLVSDSNYDGSLPIIRERRRFTDVMDEEIDDERRSRITRYGTDDSITLTRRIRNEVGTRLGSYAEAEALIECKREGQPPFFREKPQTIAIREGEPNQIICYAVGDPKPSVTWFRNDMVITDTNRIKVLDDVDGRSVIQFHPATHNDVGVYKAVASNRIAKTVARCRVVIAVIPDAPDAPDAVAVSDTEVLLRWKQPRSDGNSQVICYSLEQKEHGKVDWVDVACNIDHEFFLVHDLRPNVGYQFRLAAYNRIGWSDRGLPTKTITTLDPGAPKIQITRAMKHLQQLTESGQQVGPEERTGRLDYSYEKTPLKWSIEGNYNEKYTFMSEMSRGRFSIVVKGLEKATDKIVVAKIFELGDERAAEAVEREFDVLRTLRHERIASLLAAFRPKNTSIAALVLEKLQGADVLTYLSSRSEYSEQIVATIVNQVLDGLQYLHWRGVCHLDLQPDNIVMASVRQVNIKLVDFGSAQYVSKLGTNVTRSGWLDFMPPEVLNDEPALPQTDIWSVGCLTYLFLSATSPFRGQDEAETRANISFVRYRFENLFKEVTAEATRFLMLIFKRAPNKRPTVEECFDHRWLVHTDFMTKKRERAIFPGNRLKQISEEYHTMKTNEATKSETISNFGGQSPRQLLRSNSIQEELLTTF; encoded by the exons ATGGAGGATCAGTACGGTTCGGCGCATTCGCGCTACTCATCTTCGCGGCTTTCGTCACGCAGAAGTCACATCACTGAAG CGGGTGAAAATGCCAAATTCACTGTGCAGGTGGACGAGCTGTCCAACATGCAATGGTTGAAGGATAATAAACCGATGGATGACCGTCTAGCCGACCGTGTGATTACGAAGGAGAACGATGATCTTTCGTACACGCTCGAGATTCAGCACTGTCGCGAACAGGACAGTGGTATCTACACTGCCCGGGCCATCAACGGTACAGAGAATGCTTCCTGTACGGCACAGCTTATCGTCGAAAGTC TGACACCCGAACAGCGTAAGGCATTGTCGGAATCTAACTCACCGGTGTTCTCCGTTCAGCTGAAGGATACCGAGGTCATCGAGAAGACCTACCTTACCTTCATGGTGAAGGTGAAGGGTGATCCAGCACCGAAGGTTCGATT CTGCAAGGATGATAAGGAAATTCTTGACACCGACAAGCGCATGAAGATTAACCGCGACCATGCGGAATCCGGATTCTACGAGCTGATCATACCGGAGGTGCACAAGGGCGACTGCGGTGTGTACTCGTGCACCGCCTGGAACAAGTTCGGTACGACGAAAACCGAGGCCCAGCTGCTCGTCGCCGACCAGCTCGATCTGTTCTCCGAGCTCGACAATCTGGACGATAAGACCAAGTTTGTGTGGAAGAAGAACGGTATCCCGTTCGATCCGGAGGAGCGCTTCAAGGTgctgatggcggatgattccgaCTCGCTGGCGCTTGTCTTCCAGCACGTAAAGCCCGAAGATGCTGGACTTTACACTTGTGTTGCCGCGACATCCTCGGGTAATATCCAGTGTAGCGCTGAACTCACCGTTCAGGGACAAGTGAATCAGCTCATACAGGAACCATCCAAACCGCACCTGGAGGTTGAGTCGAAGGAAGCGCTGGCCCGAATCGGCGGCAAGGCGCTGCTCGAGATGAAGGTCAAGGGCTATCCGAAGCCGGAGATCGTTTGGCGCCACGAGGGTACGATCATCGAGCCCGGTGGTCGGTACAAGTTCCTCTACGAGGATGCCGAGTCAGTGTCGCTCGTCATCAAGGACGTGCAACCGTCGGATGCGGGCGCCTACTCGATCGTGGCCCAGAACGAGCTCGGCGAAGACTCCACGTTCATTAATTTGATTGTGAAGACGCCTCCCACCATCACGAAACCGCACGATATGGCGGCGATGGTGAACGAACAGTACAAGATGTCGATCGAGGTCAATGCCGTACCGGCGGCGACCGTGCGCTTCTTCCGCAACGGCAAGGAAATCCGGGAGGACGACCGTATCAAGTTCCTTACGGCTGAGAACTACTACATCATCAAGTTTAACAACACCGTACTGGAAGATGCTGGCAACTATTCG ATTATTGCAATGAACGAAATCAGCCAGGCGTCCGAGTTCTGGGAGTTTACCATCAACTCCCCACCACGAACGACCCTGCACCTGCAGGACGAAACGATCGTCAACGAGAAGGAGGACATCGAGCTGGTCGTGAAGGCTGAGAGCAACCCAGCCCCGATCGTCCGCTGGTACAAGGACGGCAAGGAGGTAGTGGCCGATGGTAAGCGTATCGTCATCATCGCCGAAGATGGCCGCTACGTGCTGAAGATTCATGCTGCCAACCGCGACGATACCGCACTCTACACGGCCGATATCATCAACGATTTCGGCACGGTGACGGAGAAGTCGCAGGTGAACGTTAGCACCAAGTCGAAGGTGCGTGAACAGCTGACCGCACTCACCTGCAAGGAGGGCGAAACGAATGTTGTGCTCGAGGTGAAGGCGGACGGTTATCCGCGCCCGAAGGTACAGTGGTACATCGACGATGTGGAGATTACCGAGTCGCGCAACGAATTCAAGCTCCAGGAGGATGGACTGTACTATCAGCTCGTCTTAAAGGAAGTGAAGGCTGAGCTGCAGGGTGTGTACAAGGCGAAGTTCACGAACGACCTTGGATCGGATGAGACGAGCGCCAAGACGACGGTACAATGTTCGCCCAAGGTACGCAAACCACTCGTCGATACCGATGTGGACGAGAACACTACGCTCACGCTGGAAGTGGAGATCTATGCCGAGCCAGTGCCGGAGGTGACCTGGTTCAAGAATGGTCAACCCATCCAGACCGATGCTCGGTTGACGATCAAGCGCGATTCGCAGCGCGTCGAGAACTACACGCTCTCGCTGACGATGGTGCGTGGCGCAGATTCGGGCGATTATGAGGTGCGAGCTGTCAACTCCATGGGCACCGCCACTACCAAGGGCCGAGTCGTAGTTCAAA CTGTATATGTAGAAGAGCAGGGTGACGGGGAACCACCGCTGGTGGTCGAAGAGGAGTCGCACGTTACCGAAACGGTAGCGTTCGAGGTGCAAGAAACTGTATTGCAGGTCCAATCGCATGAACCACAGATCGTACAGGAAccggaagaggaggaggaagataCAGAGTCGAACGTCATTACGGTGGAGCTGGCGGAAGAGATTACGCTAGTGCAGGAAGTCATCAGTGAGGTTATGATTGCAGCACCGATCGCGGTACCGGAACAGGTGCCCGAAGCTGCAGAAGATGCCACTCCAAAGCCTCCGAAGAAGCAGCCGCCAGTGGAGCCGATCTCCGTACAAGAGG CATCGCCGGAGATCCTCAAGACGGATATTGCTGACGTGACGACGTTCGACTCGCTCCCACTCGTCTGGACGGTGGAAGCCGATGGTATTCCACGCCCGGAGGTATCCTGGTACCATAACGACGAGCTGGTGAAGGCTAGCGATCGTATCCGCATTACGGACTCGGGT ACCTCGTACAAGATCGAAAATCGTGACGTGAAGGAGGCAGACGCAGGCGAATGGAAAGCCGTGGTAAAGAATCGTATCGGCGAAAAGTCTCTGCCAGCGAAGCTGACCGTTATTC CTTGCAAGGAATATCGTCGTCCAAAGTTCATGAAGGGCTTGGAAAACATTTCCGTCCACAAGAACGAACCGGTCTCGCTTACCGTGACGCTCACCTCGGACCCAGAACCGGAGATTACCTGGCTACAGAACGGAAACGTGATTAAGGCTGACGACTTCATCCAGATGAAGACGGAGATCAAGGAGCTGGAGTACAATCTGAAGGAGATCACGTACACGCTGCAAATTGATCAGGCCCGCCACTACGACACCGGTGATTACACGTTCCAGGCAAAGAACAAGTACGACATTAGCGAATCGAATGGTCGATTGGATGTGCTATTGAAGCCGGAGATTGAAAACTTCCACGACACGACGGTGCTGCCGTTTACGCAGGGTGTGTTCCAGGTGCTGGTTAAGGCGAACCCGAAGCCGAAGGTTACCTGGACGAAGGATGGGCTTAACCTGTGCAACAATGATAATTGCGATGTGATCGCTGACATTGAGAAGGAGGTTTACAC ACTCGTGATTGAATCTTGCGCTCTTGCCGAACATGGCACCTACACACTGACGGCTTCAAACGCTCAGGGAGAAACTGTGGCTACCGCAAAGCTTAACGTGCACA CCGAGAAGCCCAAGTTCACCAAGGAACCGGACAGTCTTACCGTGCACGATTGGGCCGACGTCTACAACAAGGTGCTGGTGCAGGGTGTTCCACGTCCAGCAATTCAGTGGCTGCACAACGGCACCCCGCTCGATACGCAGCAGATCGATGAAGAATCGCAGGAACCGAAGATCAAGATCGTCACGTCGGGCGATACGGAGGTGACGAGCGAACTGTTCATCACCCACTTCGGACCGGAGCTGCAGGGTGAATATTCCTGTCTGGCAACTAGCATCGGTGGTGAAACCGAGGCCAAGTTTAACATCCAGGTCAAGAACGAACAGCCTGTATTTGGTAAGGGACTCGATCGATCTTTGGACCTGGAGGAGGACGATCGTTTGGAGCTGCGCTGCATCGTCGATGGTAGCCCTCTGCCAAGGATGACCTGGTACAAGGATTCCAACGAAATCAAGGCCGACGATCA TGTTAAGATCACCTACGGTCATGATGGTATCTGTCGTCTGGTGATTGACAACGTTCTTCCGGGAGATAGCGGCTGCTACAAGCTCGTACTCTCCAACAAGAGTGGCGATGTGACCACCCAGTGTTGTGTTGCCATCACTC caaagcaaaagccTCCGGTATTTGTGCGCCCTCTGCAGGATCACAAGCTCACCGTTGGCGATACGCTGCATATGGAGGCGGAAATCGCAGGTTTCCCAATGCCCGAAGTACGCTGGTTCAAGGATGGTCTGCCGCTGCGTCAAACGCGTGGCATCAACTTCATCAACCAGCCGGATGGTTTGATCGGTTTCATCATCGATCGTGTCACGGCTGAAGATGCCGGTATCTACACGTGCGAGGTGAAGAACAAGAACGGTGAAGCGAAGTCTGCCTCGCTAACGGAGATCGTACCGAAGGGCAAGAAGCCACAGTTTGTCAGTGAGCTGATGAATGTCGGCATCGTTGAAGGCTTCCCGGTGAAGTTGAACGTCAAGGTGATTGGTTACCCGCAACCCTCGGTCAAGTGGACGCACAACGGTACGCTCGTGTCTGGTGATCGGTACAAGATTACCGAGGAATCCGAGGGTGCCTTTACGCTTGCGCTGGATAAGAGCACCGGTACCGATTGTGGCGAGTATCAGGCAATCGCAACGAACGAGCATGGAGAAACGATCAGTGCTGCTACGGTAACCATTCTGCCGACGACCGATCCTTCTCTGCCAGAGGAACCACCAAGCTTCCTTGGAGGTCTGCGCGACATCACGGCCGACGAAGGTAAGGAGCTTACGTTCTCGGCTCGCTTTGCCGGCAACCCCGCACCGGAAGTCATCTGGACGAAGGATGGTGAACCACTGCAACCGACCGGACGTGTTTCGGTGACGTGCGATGGAAAGAGCGTTGGCCTAACTATCACACCCGCCGAGATGTCCGATTCGGGCGAGTACGCTTGCTTGATGGCAAACCCGCTCGGAGAAACGGAAACGCGTGCCTCGGCCATTGTGCGCAAGGTGTTCCAGAAGCCGAACTTTGTCTATCCCTTCTCGGATATGCAACAGCTGCCTGGTTTGGAGGCTAAGTTCCCGGCCAAGCTGGTCGGTGTACCGCGACCGGAGGTGCAGTGGTACAAGAACGAATCTCCCATCCATGCTGGCGATCGGTACAAGATGAAGTACGAGGGCGATTGCTGTTGTCTGTACATTAAGGAGTGCGAACCGGAAGACACCGGTCTGTACTCGTGCACTGCAACGAACCGTGAGGGAAGCAGCACTATCGAGGCTAAGCTGGACGTCGTTACCAGAAT TGAGAAGCGCGATGAACCAACGCCACCTTCGTTCATGAAGAAGCTCAACGACATGACGCTACTGGACGGTATGAAGGCTAAGCTGACCGTGTGTGTTGATGGTTTCCCAATGCCAACGGTCGAATGGATCCGCGATGGTCGTCGTCTCGTCCCGAGCGAAAAGTACCGTATCGAGGCAGAAAAGAATGGTCTCGCACGGCTTATTGTGGATGATGTGCAGGAGGAAGATCTCGGCCGGTATAGCTGCAAGGCGGTAAACAACCTTGGTGAGGCTATCTGCCATGCCAACCTGAAGTTCGAACCATCCGACTACCGACCGCGTCGCCGCTATGTTAAGGGCAAGGGCAAGGATCTGCTCCATACGCCACCGTACCCACTGACGGAGAAACCAATCATCTCGAAACTGTCCGACCGTCGGCTAACGCTTTCCTGGCGCCCATCGATGACGACCGTTCCGCGCTATCCGGTTACCTATCAGCTGGAAATGATCGAGCTACCGGACGGTGAATGGCACACGACCCGGTCGGGTATTCGTGGCTGTTCGTGCGAGGTTCGCAATCTGGAACCGTTCCGTGAGTACAAGTTCCGCATCCGCGTGGAGAATCTGTACGGTGTGAGCGATCCTAGCCCGTACGTGCAGACGTACCGTCAGAAGCTGGAACCGGAACCACCAGTGTTCTATCCCTACCTTGGTCCGGGACGTGACTTCCGTCCAGATACGTCATCGTTCTATCCACGTGATTTCGATGTGGAACGTCCTGGTCATCGTCACCAGGCGCAAGCGCCCGAGTTCCTGCGTCAGGAGCGACCAGTACAGTACGGTACGAAGAATCACAACGTCAGCCTGTTCTGGTTCGTGTACGGCTATCCGAAGCCTACAATGACGTACTACTTCAATGATCAGATCATTGAGGCGGGCGGTCGTTATAGCTTCAGCTACACGCGTAACGGACAGGCGACGCTGTTCATCAACCGTatgaccgatcgggatgtgGGTGTTTACGAAGCGGTCGCTACCAACGAGCACGGTACGGTGCGCCAGCGTGTCTGCCTTGAGCTGGGCGAATATCCGCGATTCTTGCAGCGTCCAGAGGAAGTGTTCATTATGGGCCGTCGTTCGGGACGTGTGGAGGCCAAGATTACAGGTGTACCATTCCCAGACATCAAGTGGTACAAGGATTGGCAACCGATTCACGAATCTTCTCGCATTAAG ATGATCTTCTACGAACCGGACACGTGCGTCTTACTGCTAACGGATGCGATCAAGAAGGATGAGGGTCTGTACTCGATCAGCGCTCGCAATGCGATCGGTTCGATCAGCTCGTCCGTGACGGTGCACGTCGAGGACAACGAGGAAGACTACGTGTACAATGCGCACCATCGTACGCCGTACGTGCGTGCCCGCAACAAGGTCTACCAGGACTTCTACGATCTGGGCGATGAGATTGGACGTGGCACACAGGGCATTACGTACCATGCGACGGATCGTTCGAACGGTCGTAACTTTGCCGCCAAGATCATGTACGGCAGTCCCGATCTGCGTCCGTTCATGTTCAACGAGGTGGATATTATGAACATTCTGAATCACCGCAAGTTGATCCGGCTGCACGATGCGTACGACATAAATCGCTCGATCACGCTCATACTGGAGCTTGCTTCCGGTGGTGAGCTGGTACGAGACAATCTGCTCAAGTACGATTACTACACCGAGCGGCAGATTGCGATCTACATGTACCAGGTGTTGCTTGGACTGGAGCACATGCATACGCGTGGCATCGCGCATATGGGCCTAACGATTAAGGATTTGCTGATTGCCCATCCGGGAAGCGACAATTTGAAGATCTGTGACTTTGGACTGGCCCGACGCATTGAGGACGATAAGCTGTACACGCTCGACTACGGCATGCCGGAGTTTATCGCACCGGAAGTGATTAATCGCTGTGGCGTTGGTCTCGGACAGGATATGTGGTGCGTGGGTATCATTACGTACATTTTGCTCGGTGGCGTTAGTCCGTTCCTGGGTCGTAATGATCGTGAAACGCTAACCCGCATCAAGGATGGCAAGTGGACGTTCGTCGGTTCGGTTTGGGAGAACATTTCGGCCGAAGCGCGTGACTTCATTACCCGTCTGCTGGTGTACGAAGAGAAGCATCGTATGACTATTCGGGATGCATTGAATCACTCCTGGTTCGATGTGATCTACCGTCGTACGTTCGAGGAGTACCAGATTGGTACGGATCGGCTGCGTAGCTACTACTACCATTATCGCGACTGGTACACGAACGCATCCTGTCGCACCTGGTACCGCCGTCGTCCGCTAATGAGCTGCTTCGACCATCCGTCGCGTATGGTCTATCCGCCGGGTATTATTTTCACGCCCGAAGGAACGCCGCCACCGATGCAGGTTGATGACATCCCGCACAAGCGCAAGAAGTGGGAGGAGTACGTGTCGAAGGACAACCATCCGGATTACGAGACGGCTTCGTTCAAGTCGGAAAGCCACTACCAGTATGGACCGGATACATATCTGCTGCAGCTGCGCGATACGACCTTCCCGTGCCGTTTGCGCGAGTACATGAAGATCGCGAAGCACCGTTCGCCGAGCTTGGTGTCCGATTCGAACTACGATGGAAGT CTGCCCATCATTCGCGAGCGTCGTCGCTTTACGGATGTGATGGACGAGGAAATTGATGATGAGCGTCGCAGTCGCATCACGCGCTACGGAACCGACGATAGCATCACGCTTACCCGTCGTATCCGTAACGAGGTTGGTACGCGTCTTGGATCGTACGCGGAAGCCGAAGCATTGATCGAGTGCAAGCGCGAAGGTCAGCCACCGTTCTTCCGCGAGAAGCCACAAACGATCGCGATACGTGAGGGTGAACCGAACCAGATCATCTGCTATGCCGTAGGTGATCCGAAGCCATCGGTTACCTGGTTCCGCAACGATATGGTCATCACCGACACCAACCGCATCAAGGTGTTGGACGATGTGGACGGACGGTCGGTGATCCAGTTCCATCCGGCCACGCACAACGATGTCGGTGTGTATAAGGCGGTCGCAAGCAATCGTATCGCCAAGACGGTGGCCCGCTGTCGGGTCGTGATTGCCGTCATTCCGGACGCACCTGACGCACCGGATGCTGTTGCCGTGAGTGACACGGAGGTGTTGTTGCGCTGGAAACAGCCGCGTAGCGACGGTAACTCGCAGGTTATTTGCTACAGCCTGGAGCAGAAGGAGCACGGTAAGGTCGATTGGGTGGATGTGGCGTGCAATATCGATCACGAGTTCTTCCTGGTGCACGATCTGCGCCCGAACGTTGGCTACCAGTTCCGGCTGGCCGCGTACAATCGTATCGGCTGGAGTGATCGTGGTCTGCCCACGAAGACCATTACGACGCTGGACCCGGGTGCACCGAAGATTCAGATCACGCGTGCCATGAAGCATCTGCAGCAGCTGACGGAATCTGGTCAGCAGGTTGGTCCGGAAGAGCGCACGGGACGGTTGGATTACAGCTACGAAAAGACACCGCTCAAGTGGAGCATCGAGGGTAACTACAATGAGAAGTACACCTTCATGTCGGAGATGTCTCGTGGACGGTTCTCCATTGTTGTGAAGGGTCTGGAGAAGGCTACCGATAAGATTGTGGTGGCAAAGATTTTCGAACTGGGTGACGAGCGTGCAGCTGAAGCTGTTGAGCGTGAGTTTGATGTGTTGCGCACGCTGCGCCACGAGCGAATCGCTTCACTGTTGGCTGCGTTCCGTCCGAAGAACACATCCATTGCAGCGCTTGTCCTGGAGAAACTGCAGGGTGCTGATGTGCTGACGTATCTGAGCAGCCGCTCCGAGTACAGTGAGCAGATTGTGGCAACCATCGTGAACCAGGTGCTGGATGGTTTGCAGTACCTGCACTGGCGCGGTGTCTGCCATCTGGATCTGCAGCCCGACAACATTGTGATGGCATCGGTGCGTCAGGTTAACATCAAGCTGGTTGACTTCGGTTCCGCCCAGTACGTGTCGAAGCTCGGAACGAATGTTACCCGATCGGGTTGGTTGGACTTTATGC CACCCGAGGTCCTGAACGATGAGCCAGCCCTGCCGCAGACCGACATCTGGTCAGTCGGTTGTTTGACGTATCTGTTCCTGTCGGCCACCAGTCCATTCCGTGGCCAGGATGAGGCAGAAACCCGTGCCAACATTAGCTTCGTCCGCTATCGCTTCGAGAACCTGTTCAAGGAGGTGACGGCCGAAGCGACGCGCTTCTTAATGCTGATCTTCAAGCGCGCGCCAAA CAAACGTCCAACGGTTGAGGAGTGTTTCGATCACCGCTGGCTGGTACACACCGATTTCATGACGAAGAAGCGCGAGAGGGCAATCTTCCCTGGCAACCGTTTGAAG CAAATTTCCGAAGAGTATCATACGATGAAAACGAACGAAGCTACCAAGTCGGAGACGATCTCCAACTTTGGTGGACAATCCCCACGCCAGCTGTTGCGTTCCAACAGCATCCAGGAGGAGCTTCTTACCACGTTCTAA